The genomic region TTCTTTAACTTCCGGAGATCCGAAATACGCAGACAAGATCCTGGGAAGAGATCTGGAATTCGCCTATTTTCCCGACTCATTCTCCTTGGATGTTCGATTAGACTCCGCTCATAGTAAGGTCAGAGGAAATACTCTATTACAAAATGCTAAAGAATACTTGGAAATCGGGGAGATGGCACATGCAGCCACTCTGGTAGACAAATTCGTTTTACAAACCGGAACATCCGAAGAAGAAAAAGATGAAATTTTTGCAGCATTAGGAGAAGTTACAGGTAACCAATATCTGACAGTCTTCCATACAAGAAATCTAATGAAAAGAAGAAGGATCCCTGATGATGTGATCCTTCTTCCCTCCAAACTTGCTTCCAGGATCTACCCTAGACCTCATAGGGATATAGTTTCTCATTATTCCCAATCTTTCGGGATCGAAGAAGATATCGTGTACGCCGTGATGAGACAGGAGTCCTTTTTTAAGGAGAATGCCGTATCTTCTTCGAACGCGAGAGGTCTCATGCAGATTATGGGACCTACGGGAAAAGGCCTGGCCCAAGGTTTGGGACTAGGTCCTTATTCTCTTTTTGATCCGGAAATTTCTATCCAAATGGGTGCAAAATTCCTAAAATACCTTCTTTCTTCCAATGAAAACGATTTGAAATGGGCCTCTATCGCTTATAACGGAGGTCCGGGAAATCTCAGAAAATGGAAACGAAATCATTATCAAGGAGATTTTAATCACTTTTTGGAAGAACTTCCCTTAAAAGAGCCCCGTGATTATTGCAGGATCGTAACGTCGAACTATTATAATTACCAAAGTTTAAGGCAGTACAAAAACCGCTGAGCAGACAAGACGGATTCTTTTTTTTGGATTGTCTAGAATTTCAGATCCATAAGATAGTTCTAAGCAGGACCTTAGTTTTCAATTTCACTTTTCTGTCCTTAGGTCTACCTTATGCCGGTTCGTCCGATATCATTCATTTAGCAGGAGTAAAAAATGGCAAACACCGCAATCTTAAAAATCGACGGTAAAGAATATGAACTACCCATCATTACGGGAACAGAAAACGAAAAGGCCATAGACATCTCCAAACTCAGACAACAAACAGGATACATTACATTAGATAACGGTTATTTAAACACCGGAGCCTGCACTAGCGCAGTTACATTCCTGGATGGAGAGTTGGGAATCTTAAGATACCGTGGGATCCCGATCGAACAATTAGCTGAAAAATCAAGCTTCACCGAAGTTGCTTATCTTTTGATCTATGGCCATCTTCCTTCCGACAAGGAATTACAAGAATGGGACAAAGAACTAACGATGCACACTTTGATCCATGAAGATCTAAAACGTCTTTATAATGGATTCCCTAAAGATGGTCACCCAATGGCGATCATGTCCACAATGATCGGTTCACTTTCTACTTATTACCAAGATTCTTACGATCCAGAAAATCCCGATCATAGACATATCTCTATGGTCCGCCTTTTAGCGAAGTTCCCTACAATCGCATCCTTCGCTTATAAAAAATCATTGGGCCAACCTACAGTTCACCCAATGAATCACTTGGATTATTGCAGTAACTTCTTGAATATGATGTTCTCCGTTCCGAGTGAAGAATATTATATCGATCCTGAGATCGTAAAAGCTCTGAACCTTCTATTAATACTTCACGCGGACCACGAACAAAACTGTTCTACTTCTACAGTTCGTTTAGTCGGTTCTTCTCTTGCGAACTTGTATGGAGCGATCTCTGCAGGTATCTGCGCACTTTGGGGACCTCGTCATGGAGGAGCCAACCAAGAAGTATTAGAAATGCTTTTGGAGATCAAAGCTTCCGGTCTTCCTGTGAAAAAGATCGTAGAAAAAGCAAAAGATAAGAATGATGCATTCCGTCTTTCCGGATTCGGACATAGGGTTTACAAAAACTTCGACCCGCGCGCTAAGATCATCAAAAAAGCATGTGATGCAGTTCTTTCCAGATTGGGAGTGAACGATCCTCTATTAGATATCGCTAAAGAATTAGAAGAAGCTGCTCTTAAAGATTCTTACTTCGTTGAAAGAAAACTTTATCCGAACGTAGACTTCTATAGTGGTATTATCTACCGTGCGCTTGGAATCCCTGTGAACATGTTTACTGTAATGTTTGCAATGGGACGTCTTCCTGGTTGGATCGCTCAATGGAAAGAAATGATTGAATCTCCTGATATGAAAATCGGTAGACCTCGTCAGATCTATACCGGAGCAACTGACACTGCTTACGATAGCGCTAAGAAAAAGTAAATAAACGATATTTGTAGACTAATAGGCGGATCAAAACAATTAGTTTGCGATCTGCCTATTTTTCTATTTCAGCCAGAGAAGACTCTAA from Leptospira hartskeerlii harbors:
- a CDS encoding citrate synthase, coding for MANTAILKIDGKEYELPIITGTENEKAIDISKLRQQTGYITLDNGYLNTGACTSAVTFLDGELGILRYRGIPIEQLAEKSSFTEVAYLLIYGHLPSDKELQEWDKELTMHTLIHEDLKRLYNGFPKDGHPMAIMSTMIGSLSTYYQDSYDPENPDHRHISMVRLLAKFPTIASFAYKKSLGQPTVHPMNHLDYCSNFLNMMFSVPSEEYYIDPEIVKALNLLLILHADHEQNCSTSTVRLVGSSLANLYGAISAGICALWGPRHGGANQEVLEMLLEIKASGLPVKKIVEKAKDKNDAFRLSGFGHRVYKNFDPRAKIIKKACDAVLSRLGVNDPLLDIAKELEEAALKDSYFVERKLYPNVDFYSGIIYRALGIPVNMFTVMFAMGRLPGWIAQWKEMIESPDMKIGRPRQIYTGATDTAYDSAKKK